A single region of the Paraburkholderia sprentiae WSM5005 genome encodes:
- a CDS encoding histidine phosphatase family protein, which produces MPDYQLPKRRRIFLMRHGDVTYFDDSGRAIDPETVPLNANGREQASAAGRVFAEQQVRFDRVIVSGLPRTIETARRVLAETGQQIEPEIEPAWQEIRGGRLGSIAPSDIEAAFLGVFDGIVPETMRFLDGETIGELFDRVLPAVAALRDDPSWDTVLLVLHGGVNRAILSHALTAGGRTFFGHLAQATGCINALDVGAAPRDWVLRTLNYSPPSPLHRDVRNTTMEILYAQFIRYQRS; this is translated from the coding sequence ATGCCCGACTACCAACTGCCGAAACGGCGCCGCATCTTCCTGATGCGTCACGGCGACGTCACCTACTTCGACGATTCCGGCCGCGCGATCGATCCCGAAACCGTGCCGTTGAACGCGAACGGCCGCGAGCAGGCAAGCGCGGCGGGCCGCGTGTTCGCCGAGCAGCAGGTGCGCTTTGACCGCGTGATCGTCAGCGGCTTGCCTCGCACGATCGAAACCGCGCGACGTGTGCTCGCCGAAACGGGTCAGCAGATCGAACCCGAGATCGAGCCCGCATGGCAGGAGATTCGCGGCGGGCGGCTTGGCAGCATTGCTCCGAGCGATATCGAGGCGGCGTTTCTCGGGGTCTTCGACGGCATCGTGCCGGAGACCATGCGCTTTCTCGACGGCGAAACGATCGGCGAGCTGTTCGATCGCGTGCTGCCGGCCGTCGCGGCGCTGCGCGACGACCCGTCGTGGGACACCGTGTTGCTGGTGCTGCACGGCGGCGTCAATCGCGCGATCCTGTCGCACGCGCTGACGGCGGGCGGCCGCACGTTCTTCGGTCATTTGGCGCAGGCAACCGGCTGCATCAATGCGCTCGACGTCGGCGCCGCGCCGCGCGACTGGGTGCTGCGCACGCTCAACTATTCACCGCCGTCGCCGTTGCATCGCGATGTTCGCAACACCACGATGGAAATCCTCTACGCTCAATTTATTCGATACCAGCGTAGCTGA
- a CDS encoding DUF1178 family protein: MKVLDLQCPHGHRFEGWFASADDFESQQSRKLVECPICGANEVSRLPSAPRLNLSGAADPKAPAGVQHMQAHMMRALREVLDKIENVGDRFAEEARRIHYNEAPARSIRGVTTPEDARALVEEGIEVMPLPVPAALKEPLQ; this comes from the coding sequence ATGAAGGTCCTCGATTTACAGTGTCCGCATGGCCATCGGTTCGAAGGCTGGTTCGCTTCGGCCGATGACTTCGAGTCGCAGCAGTCCCGCAAGCTCGTCGAATGTCCGATCTGCGGTGCGAACGAGGTGAGCCGTTTGCCGTCGGCACCGCGCCTGAATCTGTCCGGCGCGGCCGACCCGAAGGCGCCGGCGGGCGTGCAGCACATGCAGGCGCACATGATGCGAGCGCTGCGCGAGGTACTGGACAAGATCGAGAACGTGGGCGACCGCTTCGCCGAGGAAGCGCGGCGCATTCACTACAACGAAGCGCCTGCGCGCAGCATTCGCGGTGTCACGACACCGGAGGATGCACGCGCCTTGGTCGAGGAAGGCATCGAAGTAATGCCGCTGCCAGTCCCGGCTGCGCTGAAAGAACCACTGCAATAG
- a CDS encoding glutathione binding-like protein: MIDVYSWATPNGHKIHIMLEETGLHYNVHAVNIGAGDQFKPEFLAISPNNKIPAIVDSEGPTGADGRPFALFESGAILIYLAEKTGKLLPTDPAARYAALQWLMFQMGGLGPMLGQTHHFRVYAPEQIEYAVNRYTNEARRLYGVMDTQLGKTRYLAGNDYTIADIAAFPWTRSWTNQGIDLDSLPNVKRWHEEIAARPAVVRGVDVLASARAPLTDDKAKEMLFGATQYAKH, from the coding sequence ATGATCGACGTCTATAGCTGGGCGACCCCGAACGGCCACAAGATCCATATCATGCTCGAGGAAACGGGCCTGCACTACAACGTGCATGCCGTGAACATCGGCGCCGGCGACCAGTTCAAGCCGGAATTTCTCGCCATCAGTCCCAACAACAAGATTCCCGCGATCGTCGATTCGGAAGGCCCGACAGGCGCCGACGGCCGGCCGTTCGCGCTATTCGAATCGGGGGCGATCCTGATTTATCTGGCCGAGAAAACCGGCAAGCTTCTACCCACCGATCCGGCCGCGCGCTACGCGGCGCTTCAATGGCTGATGTTCCAGATGGGCGGTCTCGGTCCGATGCTCGGACAAACGCATCACTTTCGCGTGTATGCACCCGAGCAGATCGAATACGCGGTCAATCGCTACACCAATGAAGCGCGACGTCTGTATGGCGTAATGGACACGCAACTCGGCAAGACGCGCTACCTCGCGGGCAACGACTATACGATCGCGGACATCGCCGCCTTTCCGTGGACACGTTCGTGGACAAATCAGGGCATCGACCTCGATAGCTTGCCGAACGTGAAGCGCTGGCATGAAGAGATCGCCGCGCGGCCGGCGGTGGTGCGCGGAGTCGACGTGCTCGCGTCGGCGCGCGCACCGCTGACGGACGACAAGGCGAAAGAGATGCTGTTCGGCGCGACGCAGTACGCGAAACACTAG
- a CDS encoding acyl-CoA dehydrogenase family protein, giving the protein MDFTFNDEQQQFADALRRYLEKNYGFEARQQVVRSEVGVSAAHWAAFAELGLTALPVPEAQGGFNGGPIDMLVVMQELGRALVVEPYWATAVGIEALRLAGTGDGDDAALLERTAQGEAKLAVAFHEPHARYDLFDVATTASAQGAQHTLSGTKHVVLHGAQADDWIVPARLDGEIALFVVARDAAGVKLTEYRTIDGQRAATLEFNGTPARRLGGNHAGAATLEQIADYGTLLLCAEALGALDALNHATVEYTKTRQQFGQPIARFQALQHRMVEMLIHADQARSITYLAAMRYASEDANERRRAISAAKVRVGQAARFVGQQAVQLHGGMGVTNEVAAAHLFKRLAIIETTLGDVDHHLARFATLPGFAVAEV; this is encoded by the coding sequence ATGGACTTCACTTTTAACGACGAACAGCAGCAATTTGCCGACGCGCTGCGCCGCTATCTCGAGAAGAACTACGGCTTCGAAGCGCGCCAGCAGGTCGTGCGCTCGGAGGTGGGGGTCTCGGCTGCGCACTGGGCTGCATTCGCCGAGCTGGGGCTGACTGCCCTCCCGGTGCCCGAAGCGCAGGGCGGCTTCAACGGCGGTCCGATCGACATGCTGGTGGTCATGCAGGAGCTCGGCCGCGCGCTCGTCGTCGAGCCGTATTGGGCGACCGCAGTCGGCATCGAAGCGCTGCGACTTGCCGGCACCGGCGACGGGGATGATGCCGCGCTGCTCGAACGGACGGCGCAGGGCGAAGCCAAACTGGCCGTGGCGTTTCACGAGCCCCACGCGCGCTACGATTTGTTCGACGTCGCGACGACCGCAAGCGCCCAAGGGGCGCAGCACACGCTGAGCGGCACCAAACACGTCGTGCTGCACGGTGCGCAGGCGGACGACTGGATCGTGCCGGCACGGCTCGATGGCGAGATCGCGCTTTTCGTCGTCGCGCGTGACGCGGCTGGCGTCAAGCTCACCGAGTACCGCACGATCGACGGTCAACGCGCGGCGACGCTCGAATTCAACGGCACGCCCGCGCGCCGGCTCGGCGGCAACCATGCGGGTGCGGCAACCCTCGAGCAGATCGCCGACTATGGCACGCTGCTGCTGTGCGCGGAAGCGCTCGGCGCGCTCGACGCGCTCAATCACGCCACCGTCGAGTACACGAAAACGCGCCAGCAGTTCGGCCAGCCGATCGCGCGTTTCCAGGCGTTGCAGCATCGCATGGTCGAGATGCTGATCCACGCGGATCAGGCGCGTTCGATCACGTATCTGGCCGCGATGCGTTACGCGAGTGAAGACGCGAACGAGCGCCGTCGCGCAATCTCCGCGGCCAAGGTTCGGGTCGGGCAGGCTGCGCGGTTCGTCGGTCAACAGGCGGTGCAGTTGCATGGCGGCATGGGTGTGACGAACGAAGTGGCGGCCGCGCACCTGTTCAAGCGTCTCGCGATCATCGAGACCACGCTCGGCGACGTCGATCATCATCTCGCGCGGTTTGCCACGCTGCCCGGATTTGCCGTCGCTGAAGTTTGA
- a CDS encoding MaoC family dehydratase: MKISFEDMEVGTSHEIGKHTFTREEIVAFAQKFDPQPFHLDETAAAESPFRGLVASGWHTCSVMMGMLVRKVLADSTSMGSPGIDEIRWLRPVRVGDTITMMNVVVDKRVSESKPDRGIVSTRWEGINQHGETVITVRSKGMFGLRRPGAAA; encoded by the coding sequence ATGAAAATCAGTTTCGAAGACATGGAAGTGGGCACGAGCCACGAAATCGGCAAGCACACGTTCACGCGCGAGGAGATTGTGGCGTTCGCGCAGAAGTTCGATCCGCAGCCGTTTCATCTCGACGAAACCGCCGCGGCCGAATCGCCGTTCCGCGGCCTCGTCGCGAGCGGCTGGCACACCTGCTCGGTGATGATGGGCATGCTTGTGCGCAAGGTACTGGCCGATTCGACGTCGATGGGGTCGCCGGGGATCGACGAGATCCGCTGGCTCAGGCCGGTACGGGTCGGCGACACGATCACGATGATGAACGTCGTCGTCGACAAGCGTGTGTCGGAAAGCAAGCCCGACCGCGGCATCGTATCGACCCGCTGGGAAGGCATCAATCAGCACGGCGAAACGGTGATCACGGTGCGCTCGAAGGGCATGTTCGGCCTGCGTCGTCCGGGAGCCGCGGCATGA
- a CDS encoding MaoC family dehydratase produces MTASAALTGAAIAAFDNADALRALIGAQPLVSEWLSVDQERVNRFAEATGDHQWIHIDPERAKRESPFGGPVAHGFLTLSLIPALLGKTVRIEQRMGVNYGLNRVRFMSPVPVGSSLRGKFAVESVTDVDNSGVQLAWNVTLERQGSERPVCVAEFITRHYF; encoded by the coding sequence ATGACGGCGAGCGCGGCGCTAACCGGGGCGGCAATCGCCGCTTTCGACAACGCGGATGCGTTGCGTGCGCTGATCGGCGCACAGCCACTCGTCAGCGAATGGCTGAGCGTCGATCAGGAGAGGGTCAACCGTTTCGCCGAGGCCACCGGCGATCATCAATGGATTCACATCGATCCCGAGCGGGCCAAACGCGAATCGCCGTTTGGCGGGCCCGTGGCGCACGGGTTTCTGACGCTGTCGCTGATTCCGGCTTTGCTCGGCAAAACAGTGCGGATCGAGCAGCGCATGGGGGTCAACTACGGCTTGAATCGCGTGCGTTTCATGTCGCCGGTGCCCGTGGGTTCGTCGCTGCGCGGCAAGTTCGCGGTCGAGTCGGTGACAGACGTGGACAACAGCGGCGTGCAACTCGCCTGGAACGTGACGCTGGAGCGTCAGGGCAGCGAGCGACCGGTGTGCGTGGCAGAGTTCATCACGCGGCATTACTTCTAG
- a CDS encoding glutathione S-transferase family protein, with protein MIKLCGFALSNYYNKVKFVLLEHGIEFEEQFVKPSQQEALLEHSPLGKVPYLQTEHGDLCESQCIVEYLAARFPDKPIFSADPWQAAKEREMIFFVDLHLELTARNLYNEAFFGGTVSDATKKRVEKLLTHHIAGFRRIAKFAPYLCGERFSVADAAGYVSLPLIGMTTQTIYGCDFLLEAGIDWKSYVKTINARPAAQRVTEDRKAWIAASRTS; from the coding sequence ATGATCAAGCTGTGCGGTTTCGCGCTTTCCAACTACTACAACAAGGTCAAGTTCGTGCTGCTTGAACACGGCATTGAATTCGAGGAGCAGTTCGTGAAGCCGAGCCAGCAAGAAGCGCTGCTCGAACATTCGCCGCTCGGCAAGGTGCCTTATCTGCAGACCGAGCACGGCGATCTGTGCGAGTCGCAGTGCATCGTCGAATATCTGGCTGCGCGTTTTCCCGACAAGCCGATCTTCTCCGCCGATCCGTGGCAGGCCGCCAAGGAACGCGAAATGATCTTTTTCGTCGATCTGCATCTCGAGCTGACGGCGCGCAATCTGTACAACGAAGCGTTTTTCGGCGGCACGGTCAGCGACGCGACGAAAAAGCGCGTCGAGAAGCTGCTCACGCATCACATCGCCGGCTTCAGGCGGATCGCGAAGTTCGCGCCGTATCTGTGCGGCGAGCGATTCAGCGTCGCGGATGCCGCCGGCTACGTGAGCCTGCCGCTCATCGGTATGACGACGCAGACCATTTACGGCTGCGATTTTCTGCTCGAGGCGGGGATCGACTGGAAGAGCTACGTGAAGACGATCAACGCTCGCCCGGCGGCGCAGCGCGTGACCGAGGATCGCAAGGCCTGGATCGCGGCGTCGCGTACCTCCTAA
- a CDS encoding phosphotransferase, whose protein sequence is MAPATQTGEPASRQDYSAFEGTRPVNERQRFDNDALAAWLAGHVDGFEGPLTLEQFAGGQSNPTFKLITPSRSYVMRAKPGPAAKLLPSAHAIEREYRVMHALARSDVPVAHMLALCEDESVIGRAFYVMEFVEGRVLWDQSLPGMTPTERAAIYDEMNRVIAALHSVDVAAAGLADYGKPGNYFARQIGRWSKQYLASETEPIDAMHRLIEWLPRHMPAETNERVSVVHGDYRLDNLIFDRHAPRVLAVLDWELSTLGNPLADFAYHCMAWHVDPAQFRGIAGLDWVALGIPDEARYVERYCQRTGFEIHGDWNFYLAYNMFRIAAILQGIMKRVVDGTASSAQALDAGRRAKPMAELAWHYAQKVL, encoded by the coding sequence ATGGCGCCAGCCACGCAGACCGGCGAACCGGCAAGCAGACAGGACTACTCGGCTTTCGAGGGCACCCGCCCGGTCAACGAGCGGCAACGCTTCGACAACGATGCGCTCGCCGCGTGGCTGGCCGGACATGTCGACGGCTTCGAGGGACCACTTACGCTCGAGCAATTCGCGGGCGGACAATCCAATCCCACTTTCAAGCTGATCACGCCATCGCGCTCGTATGTCATGCGCGCGAAGCCCGGACCCGCGGCGAAGCTGCTGCCGTCCGCGCATGCGATCGAACGCGAATATCGCGTGATGCACGCGCTCGCCCGCAGCGACGTGCCGGTCGCCCACATGCTCGCACTGTGCGAGGATGAAAGTGTCATCGGCCGCGCGTTCTATGTGATGGAGTTCGTGGAAGGTCGGGTGCTGTGGGATCAATCGCTGCCCGGCATGACGCCCACCGAGCGCGCGGCGATCTATGACGAAATGAACCGCGTGATCGCGGCGTTGCATAGCGTCGACGTCGCCGCCGCCGGCCTCGCCGACTACGGCAAGCCTGGCAACTACTTCGCGCGCCAGATCGGTCGCTGGAGCAAGCAGTACCTGGCGTCCGAGACTGAGCCGATCGACGCGATGCACCGGCTGATCGAATGGCTGCCGCGGCATATGCCGGCCGAGACGAACGAGCGCGTGTCTGTCGTGCATGGCGACTATCGGCTCGACAACCTGATCTTCGATCGCCACGCGCCGCGCGTGCTTGCGGTGCTCGACTGGGAACTGTCGACGCTCGGCAATCCGCTCGCCGATTTCGCTTATCACTGCATGGCCTGGCATGTCGACCCGGCGCAGTTCCGCGGCATCGCGGGACTCGATTGGGTCGCGCTCGGCATTCCGGATGAAGCGCGCTACGTCGAGCGCTATTGCCAACGCACCGGCTTCGAGATTCATGGCGACTGGAATTTCTATCTGGCCTACAACATGTTTCGCATCGCCGCGATTCTGCAAGGGATCATGAAGCGCGTCGTCGACGGTACCGCGTCGAGCGCGCAGGCACTCGATGCCGGCCGGCGCGCGAAGCCGATGGCCGAACTGGCCTGGCATTACGCGCAGAAGGTTCTCTAG
- a CDS encoding oxepin-CoA hydrolase, alternative type, producing the protein MSAALLASRPASSESTLVLTLSNPGARNALHPDMYAAGIEAFDTVERDPSIRAVVITGADDFFCAGGNLNRLLENRAKDPSVQADSIDMLGQWISALRLSSKPVIAAVEGAAAGAGFSLALACDLLVAADNAKFAMSYARVGLTPDGGGSWFLAQALPRQLATEVLIESKPIGAARLHELGVVNRLTKAGTALDNALAWADELGAISPNSVARIKGLIAAAGTQPLADHLVTERDNFVASLHHRDGLEGITAFLEKRAPIYK; encoded by the coding sequence ATGAGCGCCGCCCTGCTCGCTTCGCGCCCGGCCAGCAGCGAATCCACGCTGGTCCTCACGCTGTCGAACCCCGGCGCGCGCAACGCGCTGCATCCGGACATGTACGCAGCAGGCATCGAGGCATTCGATACCGTCGAGCGCGATCCGTCGATTCGCGCCGTCGTGATCACCGGTGCCGACGACTTCTTTTGCGCGGGTGGCAACCTGAACCGCCTGCTCGAAAATCGCGCCAAAGATCCGTCGGTGCAGGCCGATAGCATCGACATGCTCGGTCAATGGATTTCGGCGCTGCGGCTGTCGTCGAAACCGGTCATTGCCGCGGTGGAAGGCGCGGCGGCCGGCGCTGGATTTTCGCTCGCGCTCGCCTGCGATCTGCTCGTCGCCGCGGACAACGCCAAGTTCGCGATGTCGTACGCGCGTGTCGGCCTGACACCCGACGGCGGCGGCTCATGGTTCCTCGCGCAGGCGCTGCCGCGCCAATTGGCCACCGAGGTACTGATCGAATCCAAGCCGATCGGCGCCGCGCGTCTGCACGAACTCGGCGTCGTCAACCGACTCACGAAAGCCGGCACCGCGCTCGATAACGCGCTCGCCTGGGCCGACGAGCTCGGCGCGATTTCGCCCAATTCGGTCGCGCGCATCAAGGGGCTGATTGCCGCGGCCGGCACGCAGCCGCTCGCGGACCATCTGGTCACCGAGCGCGACAACTTCGTCGCGTCGCTGCATCATCGCGACGGTCTCGAAGGCATCACCGCGTTCCTCGAAAAACGCGCGCCGATCTACAAATAA
- a CDS encoding acyl-CoA dehydrogenase family protein encodes MNLDYSPAEDAFRADIRAWLEANLPRELSDKVLNHKRLSREDFASWHRLLGTRGWSAVAWPREYGGPGWDATQRHIWEEECARIGAPSVLPFGVSMVAPVLMKYGNEAQKRHYLPRILDGTDWWCQGYSEPGSGSDLASLRTRAERVGDHYVVNGQKTWTTLGQYADMMFCLVRTDSGAKKQEGISFLLIDMKTPGITVRPIITLDEDHEVNEVFFEDVEVPVDNLVGEENRGWTYAKYLLGHERTGIARVGASKRELAFLKRVALNQNKNRKPLLHDPVFAAKVASLEIELMALEVTVQRVVANETGGRGPGPEASMLKIKGTEVQQALTELMFEAIGPLAAPFDVPFLEGEREHSLAGDDDAAPLAAYYFNFRKTSIYGGSNEIQKNIIAQMILGL; translated from the coding sequence ATGAATCTGGACTATTCCCCCGCTGAAGACGCGTTTCGCGCCGACATTCGCGCCTGGCTCGAAGCGAATCTGCCTCGCGAGCTGAGCGACAAGGTTCTCAATCACAAACGTCTTTCCCGCGAAGACTTCGCAAGCTGGCACAGGCTGCTCGGCACGCGAGGCTGGTCGGCGGTCGCGTGGCCGCGCGAATACGGTGGCCCCGGCTGGGACGCGACGCAACGACATATCTGGGAAGAGGAGTGCGCGCGTATCGGCGCACCTTCCGTGCTGCCTTTCGGTGTCTCGATGGTCGCGCCGGTGCTGATGAAGTACGGCAACGAGGCGCAGAAGCGCCACTACCTACCCCGCATTCTCGACGGCACGGACTGGTGGTGTCAGGGTTATTCGGAACCGGGGTCGGGCTCCGACCTTGCGTCGCTGCGCACCCGCGCCGAGCGCGTCGGTGACCATTACGTGGTCAACGGTCAGAAGACGTGGACCACGCTCGGCCAGTATGCCGACATGATGTTCTGTCTCGTGCGCACCGACAGCGGCGCCAAAAAGCAGGAGGGTATCTCGTTCCTGCTGATCGATATGAAAACGCCGGGCATCACAGTGCGGCCGATCATTACGCTCGACGAAGATCACGAAGTCAACGAAGTGTTCTTCGAAGACGTCGAAGTGCCGGTCGACAATCTGGTCGGCGAAGAAAACCGCGGCTGGACGTATGCGAAATATCTGCTCGGGCATGAGCGTACAGGCATTGCGCGAGTCGGTGCGTCCAAGCGTGAACTGGCGTTTCTCAAGCGCGTCGCGCTGAATCAGAACAAGAACCGTAAGCCGCTGCTGCACGATCCGGTGTTTGCGGCGAAGGTCGCCAGCCTCGAGATCGAATTGATGGCGCTCGAAGTCACCGTGCAACGCGTGGTGGCGAACGAGACGGGCGGTCGCGGCCCAGGGCCGGAAGCCTCGATGCTGAAGATCAAGGGCACGGAAGTGCAGCAGGCGCTCACCGAACTGATGTTCGAAGCGATCGGCCCGCTTGCTGCGCCGTTCGATGTGCCATTCCTCGAAGGCGAACGCGAGCACAGTCTCGCCGGCGACGACGATGCCGCGCCGCTTGCCGCGTATTACTTCAACTTCCGCAAGACGTCGATTTACGGCGGCTCGAACGAAATTCAAAAGAACATCATCGCGCAGATGATTCTCGGACTTTGA
- a CDS encoding 3-hydroxyacyl-CoA dehydrogenase has translation MNSRNFSMETIGIVGTGAMGRGIAQIAALAGLRVRLYDTNAAAVGAARDYLAETFAKLTAKGKLEQSRSLAALANVSGVQAVSELVGCDLVIEAIVEKLEVKQALFRELETVVSGRCILASNTSSLSITAIAAGCTDPSRVVGYHFFNPVPLMKVVEVIDGLRGDPEAGDALMDLARRMGHTPVRAKDMPGFIVNHAGRGMNTEGLRVAGEGVASFADIDRIMREQAGFRLGPFELLDLTALDVSHPVMESIYHQFYEEPRYTPSPITGTRLAGGLLGRKTGEGFYRYVDGKQQVPAEAPAPTRLPQSVWVSQRYRDAYDTVAQLVGKAGVKLDEGATPAAGSLIVVTPFGHDATTAALDEALDASRVVAVDALFPLVGAQRRTLMTTPATTRDARDSAHALFAADGIPVTVIRDSTGFVAQRVVATIVNIGCDIAQKQIATPEDIDLAVTLGLGYPRGPLALGDALGATAILTILRNMYSVLGEPRYRPSPWLARRAQLGLSLTQRDAVDIPTETQS, from the coding sequence ATGAACTCTCGCAATTTCAGCATGGAGACCATCGGCATCGTCGGCACCGGCGCGATGGGGCGCGGCATCGCGCAAATTGCGGCGCTGGCGGGCCTGCGCGTGCGGCTCTATGACACCAACGCGGCCGCCGTCGGCGCGGCGCGCGACTATCTCGCGGAGACTTTCGCCAAATTGACGGCCAAAGGCAAGCTCGAGCAGTCGCGCTCGCTGGCCGCGCTCGCCAACGTGAGCGGCGTGCAGGCCGTCAGCGAACTGGTCGGCTGCGATCTGGTCATCGAGGCGATCGTCGAAAAACTGGAGGTGAAGCAGGCACTGTTTCGCGAGCTCGAAACCGTGGTCAGCGGTCGCTGCATCCTCGCGTCGAATACGTCGTCGCTGTCGATCACCGCGATCGCCGCAGGCTGCACCGATCCATCGCGCGTGGTCGGCTATCACTTCTTCAATCCGGTGCCGCTGATGAAGGTCGTCGAAGTGATCGACGGCCTGCGCGGCGACCCCGAGGCCGGCGACGCGCTGATGGACCTCGCGCGCCGCATGGGTCACACGCCGGTGCGCGCGAAAGACATGCCCGGCTTCATCGTCAATCACGCGGGCCGCGGCATGAATACCGAGGGCTTGCGCGTGGCAGGCGAAGGCGTCGCGAGCTTTGCGGACATCGACCGCATCATGCGCGAGCAGGCCGGCTTTCGGCTGGGACCGTTCGAGCTGCTGGACCTGACCGCGCTCGACGTGTCGCATCCGGTGATGGAGTCGATCTATCACCAGTTCTACGAAGAACCGCGTTATACGCCGTCGCCGATTACCGGCACGCGGCTAGCGGGCGGACTGCTCGGCCGCAAGACCGGGGAAGGTTTTTATCGCTACGTGGACGGCAAGCAGCAGGTCCCCGCCGAAGCGCCCGCGCCGACCAGGCTGCCGCAAAGCGTGTGGGTCAGCCAACGCTACCGCGACGCATACGACACCGTCGCGCAATTGGTCGGCAAAGCCGGCGTGAAGCTGGACGAAGGCGCGACGCCCGCCGCCGGTTCGCTGATCGTCGTCACGCCGTTCGGCCACGACGCGACCACGGCCGCGCTCGACGAAGCGCTCGACGCGAGCCGCGTCGTCGCCGTGGATGCTCTGTTCCCGCTCGTCGGCGCGCAACGCCGCACGCTGATGACCACGCCGGCCACGACGCGGGATGCGCGCGACAGCGCGCATGCGCTGTTCGCCGCCGATGGCATCCCCGTCACCGTGATTCGCGATTCGACCGGCTTCGTCGCCCAGCGGGTGGTCGCGACGATCGTCAACATCGGCTGCGACATCGCGCAAAAGCAGATCGCGACGCCGGAGGACATCGACCTCGCGGTCACACTCGGTCTCGGCTATCCGCGCGGGCCGCTCGCGCTCGGCGACGCGCTCGGCGCCACCGCCATTCTCACCATCCTGCGCAACATGTACAGCGTGCTCGGCGAGCCGCGCTACCGTCCGTCGCCGTGGCTCGCAAGACGCGCGCAACTCGGCCTCTCGCTCACGCAGCGCGACGCCGTCGACATCCCAACGGAGACCCAATCATGA
- a CDS encoding acyl-CoA dehydrogenase family protein, whose amino-acid sequence MNFDYTPKVQALRERLLAFFDEHIYPNEQAFYAEIARNRQNGNAWVPTELIEQLKQKARDAGLWNLFLPQSKRGAGLTNLEYAPLCEIMGRVPWAPEVFNCNAPDTGNMETIERYGSEENKREWLDPLLQGQIRSAFLMTEPEVASSDATNIQTRIERDGDHYVINGHKWWSSGAGDPRCKVYIVMGKTDPDAPRHQQQSMILVPADATGITVHRPLTVFGYDDAPHGHMEITLDNVRVPATNLLLGEGRGFEIAQGRLGPGRIHHCMRLIGLAERALELMAKRSLQRVAFGKPVASQGVTQERLAEARCMIEQARLLTLKTAYMMDTVGNKGARGEIAMIKVVAPNMACQVIDWAIQAHGGGGVSDDFPLAYAYASARTLRFADGPDEVHRNAIAKLELARHLDAGAGADATASSVARSML is encoded by the coding sequence ATGAATTTCGACTACACCCCGAAGGTCCAGGCGTTGCGCGAAAGACTGCTCGCCTTTTTCGACGAGCACATTTACCCGAACGAACAGGCGTTCTACGCGGAGATCGCGCGCAATCGTCAGAACGGCAACGCGTGGGTGCCGACTGAACTGATCGAGCAACTCAAGCAGAAGGCGCGCGACGCCGGCCTATGGAATCTGTTCCTGCCGCAGTCGAAGCGTGGCGCCGGTCTGACGAATCTCGAATACGCGCCGCTGTGCGAGATCATGGGCCGTGTGCCCTGGGCGCCCGAAGTGTTCAACTGCAACGCGCCGGACACCGGCAACATGGAGACGATCGAGCGGTACGGCAGCGAAGAGAACAAGCGGGAATGGCTCGATCCGCTGCTGCAAGGGCAAATCCGTTCGGCGTTTTTGATGACGGAGCCGGAGGTCGCATCGTCGGATGCCACGAACATCCAGACCCGCATCGAGCGCGACGGCGACCATTACGTGATCAACGGTCACAAGTGGTGGTCGTCGGGCGCGGGCGATCCGCGCTGCAAGGTCTACATCGTGATGGGCAAGACCGATCCCGATGCCCCGCGCCATCAGCAGCAGTCGATGATCCTCGTGCCCGCCGACGCCACCGGCATCACTGTGCATCGCCCGCTCACGGTATTCGGTTACGACGACGCGCCGCACGGCCACATGGAGATCACCCTCGACAACGTGCGCGTGCCCGCCACCAACCTGCTGCTCGGCGAAGGCCGCGGCTTCGAGATCGCGCAAGGCCGCCTTGGCCCGGGACGCATCCATCACTGCATGCGCCTGATCGGTCTCGCCGAACGCGCGCTCGAATTGATGGCGAAGCGCTCGCTGCAACGTGTCGCGTTCGGCAAGCCGGTGGCGTCGCAAGGGGTCACGCAGGAGCGTCTCGCCGAAGCGCGCTGCATGATCGAGCAGGCGCGTCTGCTCACGCTGAAGACCGCGTACATGATGGACACCGTCGGCAACAAGGGTGCGCGCGGCGAGATCGCGATGATCAAGGTGGTCGCGCCGAACATGGCGTGTCAAGTGATCGACTGGGCGATTCAGGCTCATGGCGGCGGCGGCGTCAGCGACGACTTCCCGCTCGCGTATGCGTACGCATCTGCGCGCACGCTGCGTTTTGCCGACGGTCCCGACGAGGTGCACCGCAACGCAATCGCCAAGCTCGAGCTCGCGCGTCATCTGGATGCGGGCGCGGGGGCCGACGCCACCGCAAGCAGCGTCGCACGATCTATGCTCTAA